In Chiloscyllium plagiosum isolate BGI_BamShark_2017 unplaced genomic scaffold, ASM401019v2 scaf_8380, whole genome shotgun sequence, one genomic interval encodes:
- the LOC122548058 gene encoding perforin-1-like: FRGGLSACTTSTINECHNANFVPGARLAGQGYDVVTLQPKGAFVIDVNTWRTANGSSTLCENELMNGVRQRMPVSLMDWRTLSSFSSRLYRSPAKLAESASSSITNDWWEDLSVQTPKAGVKVVLAGSHSKMVEFGTTHSQSDRYSFTSQQFQCFYYQNRVKGKPLLAPDFQRSLSSLPASNVGNDTYLYQKLVATYGTHYLTAVQLGGRYKDVTAFRTCKAVYEGYTAEEVKDCLTVEAGVTVGLTTKFSEGYKRCQEKACSMKHSNFHQAFSDRETGGRAGTSGGDVFSGTDGYVVGMHGQAQARTSVIS, from the exons TTCCGGGGTGGCCTCAGCGCCTGCACCACGAGCACCATCAATGAGTGCCACAATGCTAACTTTGTGCCGGGGGCGCGGCTGGCGGGGCAGGGCTACGATGTGGTGACGCTGCAGCCCAAGGGGGCCTTTGTCATCGATGTGAACACCTGGCGCACGGCCAACGGGAGCAGCACTCTCTGTGAAAATGAGCTGATGAATGGCGTGCGCCAACGGATGCCCGTCTCACTGATGGACTGGCGCACCCTGAGCTCAT tCTCCAGTCGGCTTTACCGATCGCCGGCCAAGCTGGCAGAGTCCGCCAGCTCCTCCATCACCAACGACTGGTGGGAGGACCTGTCCGTGCAAACACCCAAAGCTGGTGTCAAGGTGGTGCTGGCTGGATCCCATTCCAAGATGGTGGAGTTTGGCACCACCCACTCCCAGAGCGATCGCTACAGTTTCACCAGTCAACAGTTCCAATGCTTCTACTACCAGAATCGGGTGAAGGGCAAGCCCCTCTTGGCTCCTGATTTTCAACGCTCCCTCTCTAGTCTACCAGCCAGCAACGTTGGCAATGACACATACCTCTACCAGAAGCTGGTGGCCACCTACGGTACCCACTACCTCACAGCGGTGCAGCTGGGCGGACGTTACAAGGACGTGACGGCTTTTCGGACGTGCAAGGCAGTTTATGAGGGCTACACTGCCGAGGAGGTTAAGGACTGCCTTACGGTGGAGGCTGGTGTCACGGTCGGCCTCACCACCAAATTCTCGGAGGGCTACAAGCGATGCCAGGAGAAGGCGTGCTCCATGAAGCACAGCAACTTCCACCAGGCCTTCAGCGACCGGGAGACGGGGGGCCGGGCCGGGACCTCTGGGGGGGACGTCTTCTCGGGCACCGACGGCTACGTGGTGGGCATGCACGGCCAGGCACAGGCCAGGACCTCCGTGATCTCTTAG